Proteins encoded together in one Chitinophaga sp. LS1 window:
- a CDS encoding thioredoxin domain-containing protein, with product MNKLSNETSPYLLQHAHNPVEWYPWGDEALQRAIAEDKPILVSIGYAACHWCHVMERESFEDEATARIMNEHFINIKIDREERPDLDHIYMDALQAMTGSGGWPLNMFLTPERLPFYGGTYFPPMKAYNRPSWQELLLALSDAFKNRREDIETQAINMRDHLVQASKFGSTINLLPKEEQFTRNQCDIIFNNIMQQADKEWGGFGNAPKFPGTFIIQYLLRYYHSFGEQAALDQALLSLDKMIQGGIYDQAGGGFARYSTDAKWLAPHFEKMLYDNALLVDVMSEAYQVTGNPLYSITIAETLTFVQREMTDAGGAFYAALDADSEGVEGKFYTWSKAEIDEILGSDADAFCRFYDISEEGNWEETNILWIKQSLSAFAAENQVDETALSEQLAIGLAKLMEVRSQRIRPGLDDKLLLGWNALMIHACCKAFAATGEESYRDMALKAIDFCWTHFRKDGEDSFYHTYKNGQAKYPAFLDDYAWLIRALIALQEVTGDKTWLDKAFSLTSFVLQHFSDETGVYCFYTVESQSDVIVRKKEVYDGATPSGNAVMAANLWYLSIVFDQKEWAERSLKMQAGQAQTTVRYPTSLGVWSGLLLQRVQGVKEIAIVGPDYKLRMEDTNKRYIPFKVLLGATHDDPEKPLLSHRERADETLIYVCEDYHCIKPVNYIDEIINLK from the coding sequence GTGAACAAACTATCTAACGAGACGAGCCCGTATCTCCTACAGCATGCGCACAATCCTGTAGAGTGGTACCCCTGGGGCGATGAGGCTTTACAAAGGGCAATAGCAGAAGACAAACCAATATTAGTTAGCATTGGCTATGCCGCTTGTCACTGGTGCCATGTCATGGAACGCGAAAGCTTCGAGGACGAAGCCACTGCGCGGATCATGAACGAACACTTCATTAATATCAAGATAGATAGAGAGGAACGACCAGACCTGGACCATATTTATATGGACGCCCTGCAGGCTATGACCGGATCTGGCGGCTGGCCCCTGAATATGTTCCTGACCCCGGAGCGACTGCCATTCTATGGAGGTACCTACTTCCCTCCCATGAAAGCTTACAACCGCCCCTCCTGGCAGGAACTGCTGCTGGCCCTGTCTGATGCGTTCAAAAACAGAAGGGAAGACATTGAGACACAGGCTATTAACATGCGTGATCACCTGGTACAGGCCAGCAAGTTTGGTAGCACAATCAACCTGCTTCCCAAAGAAGAACAATTCACTCGCAACCAATGTGATATTATTTTCAACAACATAATGCAACAGGCTGATAAGGAATGGGGAGGATTTGGAAATGCTCCAAAGTTCCCCGGCACTTTTATCATTCAGTACCTGCTGCGCTACTATCATAGTTTCGGAGAACAGGCGGCCCTGGATCAGGCGCTGCTGTCGCTGGACAAAATGATACAGGGCGGTATCTATGACCAGGCCGGTGGCGGTTTTGCCCGCTATAGCACCGATGCCAAATGGTTGGCGCCGCACTTTGAGAAGATGCTTTATGACAATGCATTGCTGGTAGATGTGATGAGTGAAGCTTACCAGGTAACAGGCAATCCGTTGTATTCCATTACAATAGCAGAAACACTGACTTTTGTACAGCGGGAAATGACGGATGCGGGTGGTGCTTTTTACGCCGCGCTGGATGCAGATTCGGAAGGGGTGGAAGGTAAGTTTTATACCTGGAGCAAGGCAGAGATAGATGAAATATTAGGATCAGATGCAGACGCATTTTGTCGCTTTTACGATATCAGTGAAGAGGGAAACTGGGAAGAGACCAACATACTATGGATTAAACAGTCGCTGTCGGCCTTTGCTGCTGAAAATCAGGTGGATGAGACAGCGCTGAGCGAACAGCTGGCCATTGGCCTTGCCAAATTGATGGAGGTAAGAAGCCAACGTATAAGGCCGGGATTGGACGATAAGCTCCTATTAGGCTGGAATGCCCTGATGATACATGCCTGCTGTAAAGCCTTTGCTGCAACAGGAGAAGAAAGTTACAGGGACATGGCTCTGAAGGCGATAGATTTTTGCTGGACACATTTCCGGAAGGATGGAGAGGACTCCTTTTATCATACCTATAAAAATGGACAGGCAAAATATCCGGCATTTCTGGATGACTATGCCTGGTTGATCAGGGCGTTGATTGCCCTGCAGGAGGTAACCGGAGACAAAACGTGGCTGGACAAGGCTTTTTCCCTAACAAGTTTTGTCTTGCAGCATTTTTCTGACGAAACCGGTGTATATTGCTTTTATACTGTTGAGAGTCAATCTGATGTGATTGTCAGAAAGAAGGAAGTATACGACGGAGCTACGCCAAGTGGCAATGCAGTAATGGCAGCCAACTTATGGTACCTGAGTATTGTATTCGACCAAAAAGAATGGGCGGAAAGATCCTTAAAAATGCAGGCGGGTCAGGCACAAACTACGGTGAGGTATCCTACGTCATTGGGGGTATGGTCTGGACTGCTGTTGCAAAGGGTACAAGGCGTGAAAGAAATTGCGATTGTAGGGCCGGATTATAAGTTGAGAATGGAGGATACTAATAAGCGTTATATTCCGTTTAAGGTACTGTTGGGAGCAACGCATGATGATCCTGAAAAACCCTTACTGTCACACAGGGAGCGGGCGGATGAGACGCTGATCTATGTTTGCGAAGATTATCATTGCATTAAACCTGTGAATTATATAGACGAAATTATTAATTTGAAATAA
- a CDS encoding uroporphyrinogen-III synthase produces the protein MIKGGPKKDLQAKQIQSILISQPKPETEKSPYFELAKKFNVKLDFYPFIRVEGLSAKDFRKQKIDIQLFTAVIFTSRNAVDHFFRICEEMKIKVSQDCKYFCITEAIALYLQKFILYRKRKVFYGADGSTKSLLEVMNKHRDNEKFLFPSSDSQRKDIEEWLKANKCEYATATLYKTVSNDVKEVLSGKDYDMIVFFSPYGVKSLFENMPKFEQNGTHIGAFGPTTSAAVEEAGLRLDVKAPAPQAPSMVAALEQYLATTNKK, from the coding sequence ATGATTAAAGGCGGGCCAAAAAAAGATTTGCAAGCGAAACAGATTCAGTCAATTCTAATTTCCCAACCTAAGCCTGAAACAGAAAAATCACCATACTTTGAACTAGCGAAAAAATTCAATGTGAAGTTGGATTTTTATCCGTTTATAAGGGTGGAGGGACTGTCCGCGAAAGATTTCAGGAAACAGAAGATTGACATACAGCTTTTTACAGCCGTGATATTTACGAGCCGTAATGCTGTAGACCATTTCTTCCGCATTTGCGAAGAAATGAAAATCAAAGTATCGCAGGATTGCAAGTATTTCTGCATTACAGAAGCAATTGCGTTGTATCTCCAAAAATTCATCCTTTACCGCAAGCGTAAGGTATTCTATGGGGCTGATGGTTCTACCAAAAGTCTGCTGGAAGTGATGAATAAGCATCGCGATAACGAGAAATTCCTTTTCCCTAGTTCTGACAGCCAGCGGAAAGACATTGAAGAGTGGCTTAAAGCCAACAAATGTGAATACGCAACTGCTACCCTTTACAAAACCGTTTCGAACGATGTAAAGGAAGTATTGTCTGGCAAAGATTACGACATGATTGTGTTCTTTAGCCCGTACGGAGTGAAGTCGCTATTTGAAAATATGCCGAAGTTTGAGCAGAATGGCACTCATATAGGGGCCTTCGGTCCTACTACTTCTGCTGCGGTAGAAGAGGCCGGTCTCAGATTGGATGTAAAAGCACCTGCGCCACAAGCTCCTTCTATGGTAGCTGCCCTGGAACAATACCTGGCTACTACCAACAAGAAATAA
- a CDS encoding DUF4271 domain-containing protein — MRSWLLFLFILPCLRIAAQDSAAVRPTTPVATESLVRKDTGIVKPVKKKVPVIKKDSVGVKPAASATPVIAGTDTLRTDTIPQVPAVPLHQETIYEKYLKTLTASNIFLKLNKPHRLDLNPVRAYRDLDWLVYVMGGVVLLLGIIRLSYLKYFTDLFRAFLNPTLSQRQLKDQLSQSPFPNLLLNIFFVISLAMYLYLLMYRQNYIPGSNAWMVIPALIVLVALVYSIKYVMLRFCGWLFGSVELADAYIFILYLINKVLGILLVPFLVILAFCRPELAKAFLYISVFFIVILVAYRYIRSYSVVKQYLSFSRLHFFLYLCAFEVAPVLIITKVLLVWLTGGH, encoded by the coding sequence GTGCGAAGCTGGTTATTGTTCCTGTTCATATTACCCTGTTTACGGATAGCTGCTCAAGACAGTGCGGCAGTCAGGCCTACGACTCCTGTGGCAACAGAGAGCCTTGTCCGTAAGGATACAGGAATCGTGAAGCCGGTGAAGAAGAAGGTGCCTGTAATAAAAAAAGATAGTGTGGGTGTAAAACCGGCAGCGTCTGCTACCCCTGTGATAGCCGGCACTGACACCCTGCGTACTGATACGATTCCGCAGGTACCGGCCGTACCTTTGCATCAGGAAACGATTTATGAGAAGTATCTAAAGACATTGACCGCCAGCAATATATTTCTGAAACTGAACAAGCCCCACAGGCTGGACCTCAATCCAGTCCGTGCATACAGAGACCTTGACTGGCTGGTATATGTAATGGGAGGAGTCGTTTTATTACTGGGAATAATCCGGTTGAGCTACCTGAAGTATTTCACAGATCTGTTCAGGGCCTTTCTGAACCCAACCCTGAGCCAGCGTCAGCTGAAAGATCAGTTGTCACAGAGCCCTTTCCCCAACTTGCTGCTGAATATATTTTTTGTGATTAGCCTGGCCATGTACTTATATCTGCTCATGTATCGCCAAAACTATATACCCGGCAGTAATGCATGGATGGTAATACCGGCATTGATCGTTTTGGTTGCCCTGGTCTATAGTATAAAATATGTGATGTTGCGTTTTTGTGGCTGGTTATTCGGTAGTGTGGAGCTGGCAGATGCATATATTTTTATTTTGTATCTGATCAACAAAGTATTGGGAATTCTGCTAGTGCCATTCCTCGTTATTCTGGCCTTTTGCAGGCCTGAACTGGCAAAAGCCTTCCTGTACATATCCGTTTTTTTTATAGTAATATTGGTCGCATACAGGTATATCAGGTCCTATTCAGTGGTAAAGCAATACTTATCTTTCAGCAGATTACATTTTTTTCTTTACCTTTGCGCATTCGAAGTAGCGCCGGTATTAATAATTACAAAGGTGCTGCTGGTCTGGTTAACTGGCGGTCATTGA
- a CDS encoding AraC family transcriptional regulator, whose translation MKRRQFEPLEIDEMDTDVYHLPVHSHTYYEMIYVYKGDGIHQHNNNRIPYEAGDLFLISPEDEHYFEIGQRSRFIFIKFTDSYFSGRSYLSLSASPEKIMRLTLLKEMKPVMDEAGKVVLRNTIDNLLIYWKQEKDISNSPLMYFQVLSVFGLIREAMIRMNVRIDQGQPDKEEMISYIHQHIYDPSLTKIRHIASHFNISPNYFSAYFKRNFDVSYRDYVNDYRIKLIENRIASGTVTMKQIAFEFGFTDASHLSHYFKQRKGIQPGSYRKDAEHL comes from the coding sequence ATGAAGCGGAGACAGTTTGAGCCACTTGAAATAGACGAAATGGATACAGACGTCTACCATTTGCCGGTGCATAGCCATACTTATTACGAAATGATTTATGTATATAAGGGTGATGGCATCCACCAGCATAACAATAACAGAATTCCATATGAGGCGGGAGACCTGTTTTTGATCTCTCCTGAGGATGAGCATTATTTTGAAATCGGCCAGCGGAGCCGGTTTATCTTTATAAAATTTACAGACAGTTATTTCAGTGGACGAAGTTATCTTTCCCTGTCTGCTTCTCCTGAAAAGATCATGCGCCTTACCCTTCTCAAGGAAATGAAGCCGGTAATGGATGAGGCTGGGAAAGTGGTGCTGCGTAATACGATCGATAACCTGCTCATTTATTGGAAACAGGAGAAGGATATATCGAACTCACCGTTGATGTACTTCCAGGTATTGTCGGTTTTCGGGCTGATCAGAGAGGCGATGATTCGTATGAATGTGAGAATCGACCAGGGACAGCCCGACAAAGAGGAAATGATCTCATATATTCATCAGCATATCTACGACCCCTCATTAACTAAGATCAGGCATATCGCCAGCCACTTCAACATAAGCCCTAATTATTTCAGTGCTTATTTCAAGCGAAACTTCGATGTAAGTTACCGGGATTATGTCAACGACTACCGGATTAAGCTAATAGAAAACCGGATAGCTTCGGGTACAGTAACGATGAAGCAGATTGCCTTCGAGTTCGGCTTTACGGATGCCAGTCATTTATCACATTATTTTAAACAGCGCAAAGGGATACAGCCCGGATCATACAGAAAAGATGCAGAGCACCTATAG
- a CDS encoding MFS transporter encodes MQAAQNAGVSLSRVRSTIAEFVAFTFIGYFTIGLALAVLPFFIYHDLGFSTMTAGVVISLQYITTFLFRGYAGSIVDKQGPKPAVIMGMIGFGVSGALLVVAYFFKGIPALSLSLLIVTRLTTGFAEGMIGASPINWAILAVGDEHTSKAISYNGIGSYGALAIGAPFGAILHHNFGMSTMAGLIMICGIVGYYYARGKTPLKSTSTAPRQPFMDVFKTVTPFGVCLALGGLGFGTISTFITLYYSQLGWQGAVMCLSTFSISFILGRLFFEDYINRYGGMKTAIFCLLTEAIGLAILWQAYSPHIALVGACIAGFGFSLVFPALGVEAVKLVPASNKGAALGGYGLFIDLSLGITGPLVGLVESTFGMGHIFMFSMVMVFTGFIIAVLINYWQHKGEIPVR; translated from the coding sequence ATGCAAGCAGCACAAAATGCTGGTGTTTCGTTGTCGAGAGTCCGTTCGACCATAGCGGAATTCGTTGCTTTTACCTTTATTGGATACTTTACCATTGGTCTTGCACTGGCGGTATTACCATTCTTTATTTATCACGACCTGGGTTTTAGTACAATGACTGCAGGTGTAGTGATCAGTCTTCAATACATTACGACTTTCCTTTTCAGAGGGTATGCTGGTAGCATCGTTGACAAACAAGGACCTAAACCCGCTGTGATAATGGGGATGATTGGTTTTGGCGTGAGCGGAGCGCTCCTGGTTGTCGCTTATTTCTTTAAAGGTATTCCTGCGCTGAGTCTTTCTTTGCTCATTGTGACCCGCCTTACGACTGGTTTTGCTGAAGGGATGATTGGCGCGAGTCCTATTAACTGGGCCATCCTCGCTGTAGGAGATGAACATACCAGCAAGGCGATCTCTTATAATGGTATTGGTAGCTATGGCGCATTGGCCATCGGCGCTCCTTTTGGTGCTATACTCCACCACAATTTTGGAATGAGCACTATGGCTGGTCTGATTATGATATGTGGTATCGTGGGATATTATTATGCCAGGGGTAAAACACCTTTGAAATCTACATCTACCGCCCCAAGACAACCTTTCATGGATGTATTCAAAACGGTGACACCGTTTGGTGTGTGCCTGGCGCTGGGAGGTTTAGGTTTTGGCACCATTTCTACTTTCATCACTTTGTATTATTCTCAACTGGGATGGCAGGGTGCTGTAATGTGCCTGTCTACCTTCAGTATCAGCTTTATACTGGGTCGTCTGTTCTTCGAAGATTACATCAACCGATATGGTGGTATGAAGACGGCGATCTTTTGTCTGCTCACAGAAGCCATTGGTTTGGCCATTCTCTGGCAGGCATATAGCCCGCATATCGCACTGGTAGGCGCTTGTATTGCCGGGTTTGGTTTTTCGCTGGTATTCCCTGCACTGGGAGTAGAGGCGGTGAAACTGGTGCCTGCATCCAACAAAGGGGCGGCTTTGGGTGGCTATGGCTTATTTATTGACCTTTCTCTGGGCATTACCGGCCCACTGGTAGGCCTTGTGGAGAGCACTTTTGGCATGGGACATATCTTTATGTTCAGCATGGTGATGGTGTTCACCGGGTTTATCATTGCCGTGCTCATAAATTACTGGCAGCATAAAGGCGAAATTCCTGTGCGCTAA
- the hemW gene encoding radical SAM family heme chaperone HemW: MAGIYLHIPFCKQACYYCNFHFSTSLAQEPAVVTALLKEIELQTAYLSGEPINTIYFGGGTPSLLPEKDLLRLLEAIHKNFTVNTGAEVTLEANPDDLTPEKLHMLQNAGVNRLSIGIQSFHEEDLKWMHRAHNAKQAKECILHAQDAGFENMTIDLIYGGPTLTDAGWEYNVQQAVDLKVPHLSCYALTVEAGTALDHFIKKKKIPAIDADKAARHFEQLLKWTEDGGYEQYEISNFALKGWHSRHNSSYWQGAPYLGLGPSAHSFDTKSRQWNVANNALYIKSLEHGKLNFEKEELTPVMMLNEYLMTSLRTSAGCDLTTIADRFGNDKKEKIQKEVAKYLYKGWMRQEGEKLMLTPAGRLFADGIASELFF; this comes from the coding sequence ATGGCGGGTATTTATTTGCATATTCCTTTTTGCAAGCAGGCTTGTTACTATTGCAATTTTCATTTCTCTACTTCATTGGCGCAGGAGCCAGCAGTAGTAACAGCCTTATTAAAGGAAATTGAGTTACAAACAGCATATCTGTCTGGCGAACCTATTAATACAATCTACTTTGGAGGCGGTACGCCAAGTTTGTTACCTGAAAAAGACCTGCTCCGCTTATTAGAAGCAATTCATAAAAACTTTACTGTCAATACTGGTGCCGAAGTGACGCTGGAAGCCAATCCGGATGATCTGACTCCTGAAAAGCTGCATATGCTGCAAAATGCGGGTGTCAACAGACTGAGTATTGGTATTCAGTCCTTTCACGAGGAAGACCTGAAATGGATGCATCGCGCACACAATGCTAAGCAGGCAAAAGAGTGTATTCTCCACGCGCAGGATGCAGGATTTGAGAACATGACAATTGACCTGATTTACGGCGGCCCAACCCTGACTGATGCAGGGTGGGAGTACAATGTACAGCAGGCAGTGGATTTGAAAGTTCCTCATCTTTCCTGTTATGCACTGACGGTGGAAGCAGGTACCGCATTAGATCATTTTATCAAAAAGAAGAAGATACCTGCCATTGATGCAGATAAAGCAGCCAGACATTTTGAGCAATTATTGAAATGGACAGAAGATGGTGGATATGAGCAATACGAGATTTCAAACTTTGCCTTAAAAGGATGGCATTCACGGCACAATAGCAGCTATTGGCAAGGGGCGCCCTATCTGGGTTTAGGTCCTTCAGCTCATAGTTTTGACACAAAGTCAAGACAATGGAATGTGGCTAATAATGCATTGTATATAAAAAGTCTGGAACACGGGAAATTGAACTTTGAAAAAGAGGAATTGACACCCGTAATGATGTTGAATGAATACTTAATGACATCGTTAAGAACTTCAGCAGGATGTGATCTAACCACCATTGCCGACAGATTCGGAAATGACAAAAAAGAAAAAATTCAAAAAGAGGTTGCTAAGTATTTGTATAAAGGCTGGATGCGTCAGGAAGGAGAGAAGCTAATGCTAACACCAGCAGGCCGGCTATTTGCAGATGGTATCGCCTCCGAATTATTCTTCTAA
- a CDS encoding aldose epimerase family protein: MKNIIPLLTVAAAVSLSACQSGTKSNNNSVDSMQTTKDSLSIEGKIPAARFDSTVDGKQTKLYYLKSKGNVQVAITNYGGKIVSLLAPDKSGKLEDVELGYDNISRYVSTKERYYGGIVGRYGNRIAKGKFKLDGKEYTLATNNNQNHLHGGKKGFNDVVWDAEQTAPNSLKLHYVSKDGEEGYPGNLDITLTYTLTDSNELKIDYSATTDKATVVNLTNHSFFNLHGAGNGDINDLILTINADKFTPVDSTLIPTGKLEAVKGTPMDFTTPTKIGERVDADFEQLKFGRGYDHNYVLNKKGNELSLAAKVEDPTSGRTLEVWTTEPGVQFYGGNFLDGTDKGKDDKTYVHRGAFCLETQHFPDSPNQPAFPSVVLKPGATYTSECIYKFGVK, encoded by the coding sequence ATGAAAAACATTATTCCACTACTCACGGTGGCAGCCGCTGTTAGCTTAAGCGCCTGCCAGTCTGGTACAAAATCCAATAATAATTCAGTAGACAGTATGCAGACCACTAAAGACAGCCTTTCAATCGAAGGGAAGATACCTGCTGCACGTTTCGACAGCACGGTAGACGGTAAACAGACAAAATTGTATTACCTGAAAAGTAAAGGTAATGTGCAGGTTGCCATTACAAACTATGGCGGTAAAATCGTAAGTCTGCTGGCGCCTGATAAATCGGGCAAGCTGGAAGATGTAGAACTGGGGTATGACAACATCTCCCGCTATGTTAGCACCAAAGAAAGATACTATGGTGGTATCGTAGGCCGCTACGGTAATCGTATTGCAAAGGGAAAGTTCAAACTGGATGGCAAAGAATATACACTGGCAACCAACAATAACCAAAATCACCTGCATGGTGGTAAAAAAGGTTTCAACGATGTGGTTTGGGATGCTGAGCAAACTGCCCCTAACTCACTGAAACTCCACTACGTATCAAAAGATGGTGAAGAAGGTTATCCTGGTAACCTGGATATCACCCTCACTTACACGCTGACTGACAGTAATGAACTGAAAATCGATTATTCAGCTACTACAGATAAAGCAACTGTTGTTAACTTAACTAACCACTCTTTCTTTAACCTGCATGGTGCTGGTAATGGTGATATCAATGATCTGATCCTGACCATCAATGCAGATAAGTTTACTCCTGTAGATAGCACGCTGATTCCTACTGGTAAATTAGAAGCAGTAAAAGGTACGCCAATGGATTTCACTACTCCGACCAAGATTGGAGAGAGAGTAGATGCAGACTTTGAGCAGCTGAAATTTGGTCGTGGTTATGATCATAACTATGTACTTAACAAGAAAGGTAATGAGTTGTCTCTGGCAGCGAAGGTAGAAGATCCTACCAGTGGCCGTACTTTAGAAGTATGGACAACTGAGCCAGGTGTACAGTTCTATGGTGGTAACTTCTTAGATGGTACCGATAAGGGTAAGGATGATAAGACATATGTACATCGTGGAGCTTTCTGTCTGGAAACACAGCATTTTCCTGATTCTCCGAATCAGCCGGCGTTTCCAAGCGTGGTGTTGAAACCAGGTGCTACTTATACTTCTGAGTGTATTTACAAATTTGGAGTTAAATAA
- a CDS encoding deoxyhypusine synthase family protein, with protein MNKGPISQFIQHHYRHFNAAALVDAAKGYEAHLLEGGKMLVSLAGAMSTAELGISFAEMIRQGKVDIISCTGANLEEDIMNLVAHTHYKRVPHYRDLSPQEEWDLLQDGFNRVTDTCIPEEEAFRRIQEHIHKIWKDAEDKGERYFPHEYMYKLLLSGVMKEHYEIDPKNSWMLAAAEKNIPIVVPGWEDSTMGNIFASYCIKGELKPSTMKSGIEYMIWLADWYKHNSGGKGVGFFQIGGGIAGDFPICVVPMMYQDLEWHDVPFWGYFCQISDSTTSYGSYSGAVPNEKITWGKLDINTPKFIVESDATIVAPLIFSYLLGW; from the coding sequence ATGAACAAAGGTCCAATTTCTCAATTTATCCAGCACCACTATCGCCACTTCAATGCGGCTGCACTGGTGGATGCTGCTAAAGGATATGAAGCTCACTTACTGGAAGGGGGCAAAATGCTGGTATCTCTGGCGGGTGCGATGAGTACTGCCGAGTTGGGTATCTCCTTCGCGGAAATGATCCGTCAGGGGAAAGTGGACATCATCTCCTGCACCGGCGCGAATCTGGAAGAGGATATCATGAACCTCGTAGCGCACACGCACTATAAGAGAGTTCCTCATTACCGTGACCTGAGCCCTCAGGAAGAGTGGGACCTGCTGCAGGATGGTTTCAACCGTGTAACTGACACCTGTATCCCTGAAGAAGAAGCTTTCCGCCGCATACAGGAACATATCCACAAGATCTGGAAAGATGCGGAAGATAAAGGTGAACGTTACTTCCCGCACGAATATATGTACAAGCTGCTGCTGAGTGGTGTGATGAAAGAACACTACGAGATCGATCCAAAGAATAGCTGGATGCTTGCTGCTGCTGAAAAGAATATTCCTATCGTAGTACCAGGATGGGAAGATAGCACCATGGGTAATATCTTCGCTTCTTACTGCATTAAGGGTGAACTGAAGCCTTCTACCATGAAGAGTGGTATTGAATACATGATCTGGCTGGCTGACTGGTATAAACACAACTCCGGTGGTAAAGGTGTTGGTTTCTTCCAGATTGGTGGTGGTATCGCTGGTGACTTCCCAATCTGTGTGGTACCAATGATGTACCAGGATCTGGAATGGCATGATGTTCCTTTCTGGGGTTACTTCTGCCAGATTTCTGATTCTACTACCTCTTATGGTTCTTATTCAGGGGCAGTACCTAATGAGAAGATCACATGGGGTAAACTGGATATCAATACACCGAAATTTATCGTGGAATCTGATGCTACGATCGTAGCACCGCTGATATTCTCTTATTTGCTGGGTTGGTAA
- a CDS encoding ACP phosphodiesterase, which produces MNFLAHAYLSYHQPSITIGNMIADFVKGKHWQDYDTGLQQGIRLHRLIDSFTDTHPVTLEAKRFFQPGCGKYSAVFIDIVYDHFLANDTTRFPGNTLAAFAQEVYTTLKERHYLLPVGFQEVFRYMSEQNWLLGYQHKDGIYKTFSGIVRRSRYLEVTADVPFAALEANYDALAASYQTFFPDLVTFVQNVPPAPTSV; this is translated from the coding sequence ATGAATTTTCTCGCTCATGCATATTTATCATATCACCAGCCTTCCATCACTATCGGTAATATGATTGCCGACTTTGTGAAAGGAAAGCACTGGCAGGATTATGATACAGGTCTACAGCAGGGCATTCGGTTGCATAGGCTTATAGATTCTTTCACGGATACACATCCTGTCACACTGGAAGCGAAGAGATTCTTTCAACCCGGCTGTGGCAAGTACAGCGCCGTATTCATCGACATTGTCTACGATCATTTCCTGGCCAACGATACAACCCGGTTCCCCGGCAATACACTGGCCGCCTTTGCACAGGAAGTATATACTACACTAAAGGAACGACATTACCTGTTACCCGTTGGTTTTCAGGAAGTATTCAGGTATATGAGTGAACAAAACTGGCTGTTGGGTTACCAACACAAGGATGGTATTTACAAAACTTTCAGCGGCATTGTCAGAAGAAGCCGTTACCTGGAAGTAACTGCCGACGTACCTTTTGCAGCACTGGAAGCAAACTATGATGCACTCGCTGCCAGCTACCAGACCTTTTTTCCGGACCTTGTCACCTTTGTGCAAAATGTACCGCCAGCACCTACATCTGTATAA